One genomic region from Ptychodera flava strain L36383 chromosome 5, AS_Pfla_20210202, whole genome shotgun sequence encodes:
- the LOC139133981 gene encoding FAD-dependent oxidoreductase domain-containing protein 2-like → MAERTDYEYIVVGAGPAGVQMAYYMEKSKMDYLVVERADGPGSFYRKYPRHRNLISINKKYNVFPEPEFNMRHDWNSLLCDEEDPLLFTDYSEDLFPNAGLLVKYIEDFCKKYKTNIRYNTNITNVHRDEKSNGHKSRSRFTLTDEKGTTFTCRVLMIGTGPIVPHEPKIPGVELIDSYQEHSLDLEEYKNKKVCILGGGNSAFEVADHLAGSAGLIHMFNRHPVKFAWDTHFVGHLRAVNNNVLDMYHLKSLHALRQCEATRIWKTEDGKFSIEYDMHLPNWDPPGTGRFVTSGYDKIISCTGWKFLNIAMFDDSCKPEMHTEDKYPVLDEHWQSTVPDMYVIGTAMQARDRRAASGFIHGFRYNVRTLTNMLQNTYNSKELKKQIFSPIDQEEICNFVVKHISVVSGLYQMGQGFLCDVMLIKKDGDAKTDAPTAGRVEYLRELPQAWVKKQDWFMDAKMAIIITIEDTISKYPTLSATEFFTPGDANASNCKCSPFPQGVFRVYKNGKMAEELYIGGSLVVRADTRNFDGDTNPERYVNKVKNLFFRHTGIGKDGFYEQLFSPDMWPKVYRPWTQEEIAEQTKKEVDKLKKAQQFECSISILRPQVDVSDM, encoded by the exons ATGGCTGAAAGAACCG ATTATGAGTATATCGTGGTCGGCGCTGGCCCTGCCGGCGTGCAGATGGCCTACTACATGGAGAAGAGCAAGATGGATTATTTGGTCGTTGAGAGAGCAGACGGACCTGGTTCCTTCTATCGCAAATATCCCCGCCATCGTAATCTTATCTCAATCAACAAGAAGTACAACGTCTTCCCTGAGCCTGAGTTCAACATGCGTCACGACTGGAACTCCTTGCTGTGTGACGAAGAGGACCCGCTCCTCTTCACCGATTATTCTGAAGATCTCTTTCCAAATGCCGGGCTGCTTGTGAA ATACATTGAAGACTTCTGCAAGAAGTATAAAACCAACATCCGTTACAACACCAACATCACCAACGTTCACAGAGACGAGAAAAGCAATGGTCACAAGTCCAGATCCAGGTTCACATTGACGGATGAGAAGGGTACAACATTCACGTGTCGTGTTCTTATGATCGGTACCGGTCCTATTGTGCCTCACGAACCCAAGATTCCTGGCGTTGAACTCATCGACTCCTACCAAGAACATTCGCTGGACCTggaagaatacaaaaacaagaaagtgTGCATTCTGGGAGGCGGAAACAGTGCATTTGAG GTTGCTGACCATCTGGCTGGTTCTGCTGGTTTGATCCATATGTTTAACAGACATCCCGTCAAGTTCGCCTGGGACACTCACTTCGTCGGTCATCTCCGAGCCGTCAACAACAACGTCCTCGACATGTACCATCTCAAGTCACTCCACGCCCTGCGTCAATGTGAAGCCACGAGAATCTGGAAGACCGAAGACGGCAAATTTAGCATCGAATACGACATGCACCTTCCCAACTGGGATCCACCAGGCACTGGCCGCTTCGTCACCAGCGGATACGACAAAATCATCTCCTGTACCGGCTGGAAGTTCCTCAATATTGCTATGTTTGATGATTCGTGTAAACCAG AGATGCACACAGAAGACAAATATCCAGTTCTCGATGAACACTGGCAGTCGACAGTTCCTGACATGTACGTGATTGGTACAGCCATGCAGGCACGTGACAGACGAGCTGCCTCCGGTTTCATCCATGGCTTCCGGTACAACGTGCGCACTCTCACCAACATGCTACAGAACACGTACAATAGCAAAGAACTGAAAAAACAAATCTTCAGTCCTATCGACCAAGAAGAGATTTGCAACTTTGTTGTCA AACACATCAGCGTCGTCTCGGGTCTCTACCAAATGGGTCAGGGCTTCCTCTGTGACGTAATGCTCATAAAGAAAGATGGCGACGCCAAGACAGACGCGCCCACCGCCGGCAGGGTGGAATACTTGCGTGAGCTTCCGCAGGCCTGGGTCAAAAAGCAAGACTGGTTCATGGATGCCAAGATGGCCATTATCATCACAATCGAAGATACCATCAGCAA ATATCCAACCTTGAGCGCGACAGAGTTTTTCACTCCCGGTGATGCCAACGCGTCCAACTGCAAATGCTCACCTTTCCCACAGGGGGTGTTCCGTGTCTACAAGAACGGCAAGATGGCGGAGGAGTTGTACATTGGTGGTTCACTGGTTGTGCGTGCAGATACCAGAAACTTCGACGGTGACACCAACCCTGAGAGATACGTCAACAAAGTCAAGAATCTATTCTTCCGCCAT ACTGGGATCGGAAAGGATGGATTCTACGAACAGCTGTTCTCGCCGGACATGTGGCCAAAGGTCTACCGTCCATGGACGCAGGAAGAAATCGCCGAGCAGACAAAGAAAGAGGTGGACAAATTGAAGAAAGCTCAGCAATTCGAGTGCAGTATATCTATCCTCAGACCTCAAGTTGACGTCAGCGACATGTGA
- the LOC139133982 gene encoding uncharacterized protein, with product MYHLKSLHALRQCDTKKFVKEEDGTITQTFEMELPHWNPPGTATFTSKGYDKVILATGWKFINIDMFDDTCKPETHTEGKYVVLDEHWESTVPDLFFIGTSMQSRDRRAASGFIHGFRYNVRTLSHMLCARYDGDELPKKTFPSIEAEELSKFMIERVSTTSALYQMGQGYLCDVVILKPQDKEKESGQDKMTGTVEYYYELPREWVMKNDFFMKQEHMMIVTIEDNHHRFPKMSVTEFFKPGDMNPRDCKCTAFPQGVYYSYKRGELQEDLHLGGSLVVRADKQIFVGDNNPNRFTNKLKNLLNRQIGIGRGDHFERLFEQDEWKKNYKPWSQEEIELRRKMEMAQKMVTSECRLGLVE from the exons ATGTACCACTTGAAATCCTTGCACGCCCTCCGCCAGTGCGACACCAAGAAGTTCGTCAAGGAAGAAGACGGCACCATCACACAGACCTTCGAGATGGAATTGCCACACTGGAACCCACCGGGCACTGCCACGTTCACTAGCAAAGGCTACGATAAGGTCATCCTTGCCACGGGGTGGAAATTCATCAATATCGACATGTTTGACGACACTTGCAAACCAG aaACACACACCGAAGGCAAATATGTTGTCCTCGATGAACACTGGGAGTCGACTGTTCCCGATCTCTTCTTCATTGGCACTTCAATGCAGTCACGTGACAGACGAGCCGCCTCCGGCTTCATCCATGGCTTCCGCTACAATGTCCGCACCCTCAGCCACATGCTGTGCGCCCGCTACGACGGCGATGAACTGCCAAAGAAAACTTTCCCGTCGATTGAAGCCGAAGAACTGTCCAAGTTCATGATCG aaCGTGTAAGCACAACGTCAGCGCTTTATCAGATGGGACAGGGCTACCTCTGCGATGTCGTGATTCTCAAGCCACAAGACAAGGAGAAAGAAA GTGGTCAAGACAAAATGACTGGTACTGTGGAGTATTACTACGAGTTACCACGTGAGTGGGTTATGAAGAACGATTTCTTCATGAAGCAGGAACACATGATGATAGTCACTATCGAGGATAATCACCACAG ATTCCCGAAAATGAGCGTGACAGAGTTCTTCAAACCAGGTGACATGAATCCACGTGACTGTAAATGTACAGCCTTCCCGCAGGGTGTTTACTACTCATACAAACGTGGCGAACTGCAAGAAGATCTTCACCTCGGAGGATCTCTGGTCGTCAGAGCCGACAAACAGATCTTCGTAGGCGATAACAATCCAAACAGATTCACCAACAAACTCAAGAACTTACTCAACAGACAG ATCGGCATCGGGCGAGGTGACCACTTCGAACGGTTATTCGAACAGGATGAATGGAAGAAGAACTACAAGCCCTGGTCGCAGGAAGAGATCGAACTCAGACGTAAGATGGAAATGGCCCAAAAGATGGTGACATCAGAATGTAGACTCGGCCTTGTCGAATGA
- the LOC139133737 gene encoding FAD-dependent oxidoreductase domain-containing protein 2-like → MEKTDYEYIVIGAGPAGVQMAYCMEKAGKDYIVLERNDSVGSFYQKYPRHRTLISINKKHNYFKEREFNLRHDWNSLLCDEDDISFFNYSDDLFPDAGLLVDYMRDFTNKFNLKIRLNTNIVNVHREAAMDTRHPSRFTITDQNGKKFTCKVLVVGTGPILPHNPDIEGIEHADTYQEHTLDLKEYENKKVLILGGGNSAFECADHLAGSAAMIHMCTRTPVNWHGTLTSLDI, encoded by the exons ATGGAGAAAACAG ATTATGAATATATAGTCATCGGAGCCGGTCCTGCCGGTGTTCAGATGGCCTATTGCATGGAGAAAGCCGGCAAAGATTACATCGTTCTCGAGAGAAACGACAGTGTTGGTTCCTTCTACCAGAAATACCCACGTCATCGTACTCTGATCTCCATCAACAAGAAACACAACTACTTCAAGGAGCGAGAGTTCAATCTTCGTCATGATTGGAACTCTCTGCTCTGTGACGAAGATGACATATCCTTCTTCAACTACTCAGATGATCTTTTCCCGGACGCTGGCCTTCTTGTCGA TTACATGCGTGACTTCACCAACAAGTTCAACCTGAAAATACGTCTGAACACCAACATCGTAAACGTCCACCGAGAGGCTGCCATGGATACGAGACATCCCTCACGTTTCACCATCACCGACCAGAACGGTAAAAAATTCACTTGCAAAGTACTGGTGGTCGGTACGGGACCTATCCTTCCTCACAACCCAGACATCGAAGGCATAGAACACGCTGATACTTACCAGGAGCACACACTCGACTTGAAGGAATATGAAAACAAGAAGGTCTTGATTCTTGGAGGCGGTAACAGTGCCTTTGAG TGCGCTGACCATTTAGCCGGCAGTGCGGCAATGATTCACATGTGCACGCGCACACCTGTCAACTGGCATGGGACTCTCACTTCGTTGGACATCTGA